One genomic segment of Catalinimonas alkaloidigena includes these proteins:
- a CDS encoding S41 family peptidase, with translation MTNLIHSLPLIFLLFPICSYAQQGNVYFASHPTISPDGQSIVFSYEGDLWRLDEGQKLAMRLTGMEGEETHPYISPDGQWIAFTGSQYGSEDIFLIPIDGGEIQQLTFHEASDEVDSWSWDSQLIYFTSDRENSFSAYKVNVEGGTPKRLFGNYFNTVHDVVEHPSSGELFFNETWESARFASRKGYKGAYSPDIKSYNPGTGEYKKYTDYEGKEMWTTISQEGKVFFVSTEANGEYNLYQLQDDGSRQQLTDHTSSVMHPQVSANGEKIVFVKDYQLHVYNVSSGNTEKLSFSVPRNLTLNKAQDFNVKGKISYFDVSSDNKKLAFVSRGELFVSDVEGKYVRQLETNPMGRVSEMSWLKDDKTLIFNQTVKGYQNWFTMAADGSGTAKQLTSDSQNNRQISLNSDKTKAVYLSGRNEVKLMDLDNFSSQTLVEDEIWGFYSSKPYFSPDDQYVVYTAYRDFEQDIFVHDLNSGKSSNITNTGVSEVQPFWSPDGKSLFLSTDRTNPGYPFGTKAAHIYHMHFDRYEKPYRSDKFDALFTEEDKEEDDEEKEKVKVEINFEDLMKRLDQVSTSVGEQSDPYVIQKDEKLIVFYISNHDKGKNSLWKTTIEPFEDDKTEKIEGLENVNGFGIAKAEDNYYLWADNKIHTLDPEAGKVEVIDISYQFSRKLEDEFEQMYYELWANLEENFYNEDFHGIDWQAMRDKYAEFLPYINSRSDLRHLTSDLLGELNSSHLGFYSSGEEEKAYYDFNTLATGIQFSEDNPYEVARIVKNSPADVKGKDIQPGDLLTKVNGEAMDTTKNREYYFTRPSGKDEVLLTFDRDGNEHDVKLHPTSYYAIRTNLYDEWIEKNQQYVNEKAEERIAYVHMKNMGMGSYEAFAEEMVAEADDREALILDLRYNTGGNVHDLVLNFLSRKPYLQWKYRGGTATSQPNFTPAAKPIVLLINEQSLSDAEMTAAGFKALGLGTIIGTETYRWIIFTSGKSLVDGSFYRLPSWGCFTLDGKNLEKEGVKPDIQVAQTFKDRLDNKQPQLDRAIEEIMSQLNVQGK, from the coding sequence ATGACAAACCTAATCCATTCACTGCCCCTGATTTTTTTGCTGTTTCCTATTTGCAGTTATGCCCAGCAAGGAAACGTATATTTTGCATCCCATCCCACCATTTCACCAGATGGGCAAAGCATTGTTTTTAGCTACGAAGGTGACCTCTGGCGCCTGGACGAAGGGCAGAAGCTGGCGATGCGCCTGACCGGCATGGAAGGTGAAGAAACGCATCCCTACATCTCCCCGGATGGACAATGGATTGCTTTTACCGGCTCTCAGTATGGCAGTGAAGATATCTTCTTGATCCCCATTGATGGAGGCGAAATTCAGCAACTTACCTTTCATGAGGCTTCGGATGAGGTAGATTCCTGGTCCTGGGATTCGCAGCTCATTTATTTTACTTCTGACCGGGAGAACAGCTTCTCTGCGTACAAGGTGAATGTGGAGGGCGGAACACCAAAACGTTTGTTTGGTAACTATTTCAACACAGTACATGATGTGGTGGAGCATCCTTCTTCAGGTGAGCTATTCTTCAACGAAACCTGGGAGAGTGCCCGTTTTGCCAGTCGTAAAGGCTACAAGGGAGCCTACAGCCCGGACATCAAATCCTATAACCCCGGCACTGGTGAATATAAAAAATACACCGACTACGAAGGGAAGGAGATGTGGACGACCATCTCTCAGGAGGGTAAAGTTTTCTTTGTCTCTACTGAAGCCAACGGAGAGTACAATCTTTATCAGTTGCAGGATGATGGCAGCCGGCAGCAGCTTACCGATCATACTTCTTCGGTCATGCACCCCCAGGTATCAGCCAACGGAGAGAAAATCGTTTTTGTCAAAGATTATCAACTGCATGTGTATAACGTAAGCAGTGGAAATACGGAAAAGCTGAGCTTCAGTGTACCCCGTAACCTGACGCTCAACAAAGCACAGGACTTTAATGTGAAAGGTAAGATTTCTTACTTTGATGTCTCTTCCGACAATAAGAAACTGGCTTTCGTGTCTCGTGGAGAGCTCTTTGTATCAGATGTTGAAGGAAAATATGTTCGTCAGTTGGAAACCAACCCTATGGGCAGGGTGAGCGAAATGAGCTGGCTCAAAGATGACAAAACACTGATCTTTAACCAGACAGTTAAGGGTTACCAGAACTGGTTTACCATGGCTGCCGATGGGAGTGGCACTGCAAAACAACTGACCAGCGATAGCCAGAACAACCGGCAAATTTCGCTCAATAGCGATAAAACAAAAGCGGTATACCTGAGTGGCAGGAATGAAGTAAAGCTCATGGACCTGGATAACTTCAGCAGCCAGACGCTGGTCGAGGATGAAATATGGGGCTTTTACAGCTCCAAACCTTATTTTTCACCTGATGATCAGTATGTGGTTTACACCGCTTACCGGGATTTTGAGCAGGACATTTTTGTACATGATCTGAACTCGGGCAAAAGTAGCAATATCACGAATACGGGTGTATCTGAGGTTCAGCCCTTCTGGTCGCCGGATGGCAAGTCGCTTTTCCTCTCTACGGATCGTACCAATCCCGGCTATCCTTTTGGTACCAAAGCCGCTCACATCTACCACATGCACTTTGATCGTTACGAGAAACCTTATCGCTCAGATAAATTTGATGCGCTATTTACAGAAGAAGATAAGGAAGAGGATGATGAAGAAAAGGAGAAGGTAAAAGTAGAAATTAACTTTGAGGATTTGATGAAGCGCTTGGATCAGGTGAGTACCAGTGTGGGAGAGCAATCAGACCCCTATGTCATTCAGAAAGATGAAAAACTGATTGTCTTTTACATTTCTAACCATGATAAAGGTAAAAACAGCCTTTGGAAAACGACCATAGAACCTTTTGAAGATGATAAAACCGAAAAAATAGAAGGACTGGAAAATGTAAATGGTTTCGGCATTGCCAAAGCAGAGGACAATTACTACCTCTGGGCCGACAATAAAATTCATACCCTTGACCCGGAAGCGGGTAAGGTAGAGGTAATTGATATTTCCTACCAGTTTAGCCGTAAGCTTGAAGATGAATTTGAGCAGATGTATTATGAGTTATGGGCCAATCTTGAAGAAAACTTCTACAACGAAGATTTTCACGGCATTGACTGGCAGGCTATGCGGGACAAATACGCTGAGTTTCTTCCCTACATCAATTCCCGTTCAGACCTTCGTCATCTGACCAGTGATTTACTAGGTGAATTGAATTCCTCTCATCTGGGCTTTTATTCCAGCGGCGAGGAAGAAAAAGCTTATTACGATTTCAACACGCTGGCAACAGGCATACAGTTTTCCGAGGACAACCCTTACGAAGTAGCGCGTATCGTCAAAAACAGTCCTGCGGATGTCAAAGGAAAAGACATACAGCCGGGCGATCTGCTGACCAAAGTGAATGGAGAAGCCATGGATACCACCAAAAATCGGGAGTACTATTTCACCAGACCCAGTGGCAAGGATGAAGTGCTGCTGACTTTTGATAGAGATGGTAATGAGCACGATGTAAAGCTGCACCCTACTTCTTACTATGCCATTCGTACGAATCTTTACGATGAGTGGATAGAAAAAAATCAGCAGTATGTGAATGAAAAAGCTGAGGAGCGCATTGCCTATGTACACATGAAAAATATGGGCATGGGCTCTTACGAAGCTTTTGCCGAAGAGATGGTCGCCGAAGCTGATGACAGAGAAGCCTTAATACTGGACCTCCGCTACAATACAGGAGGCAATGTGCATGATTTGGTACTTAACTTCCTGAGCCGTAAGCCCTATCTGCAATGGAAATACCGGGGAGGAACAGCTACCTCTCAACCTAATTTTACGCCTGCCGCCAAACCTATCGTTTTACTGATCAACGAGCAAAGTCTGAGTGATGCGGAAATGACGGCTGCCGGTTTCAAGGCATTGGGCCTAGGAACCATCATAGGTACGGAGACTTATCGCTGGATCATTTTTACATCCGGTAAAAGCTTGGTAGATGGTTCATTCTACCGCTTGCCATCCTGGGGGTGTTTTACGCTGGATGGCAAAAACCTGGAAAAAGAAGGGGTAAAGCCCGATATTCAAGTCGCCCAGACCTTTAAAGACCGACTGGATAATAAGCAACCTCAATTAGATCGTGCTATCGAAGAAATTATGAGCCAGTTGAATGTGCAGGGTAAGTAG
- a CDS encoding TonB-dependent receptor, translating into MLFLCSSSLYAQSLTQTIRGQVVDAETRQPLPGAAVYLLDTDPLLGTTTDEEGKFILEDVPADRYLLQVSFVGYQSYINPELLVNAGKETVLEITLRESSRNLEEVVISGESIAPSPTIDRISSREFTVEETRRYAATFFDPARLATSFPGVIGTNDQANHISVRGNSPNSMLWRLEGIDIVNPNHLSNAGTFNDRRVQGGGSQSVLSAQMLDNSSFLTGAFSAPFGNSIGGVFDMKLRKGNNQRREYTAQLGLIGLEFAAEGPFKEGGEASYLANYRYSTVGLLTNVVGLDFGGEAITFQDLAFHLSLPTDNKGEFTVFGMGGLGKNVFEAPRDSADWESQEDRYDVTFTNDMGVIGMTHALPINAQTFWKTSLAISALSSDRYGDRLDQNYNVARLEEDNYQENRISLNTSLTRKLTHSQSLRGGFIFNNLHYDLLSRESPIGGTLQTLESGEGGGQLYQPYLQWTKNFKAPISFTAGLHAMYFTLSEAFALEPRATLEWDIRENQSLSLAYGLHSQLQLPGIYFSKVDGTAGNPNQDLGFTKAHHYVLSYHLRWNPSLSLRTEAYYQDLFNVPISQNPGSTFSALNVFEGFVTEELVNEGTGKNYGLEVTLDKSLAESYYLLLSSSLYESKYTAADGVERDTRFNGNYAFSLTGGKEYSWSSDDKQRVLGINLRSVYYGGLRATPIDVQASQEQQETVFIDSQAFANQLDDYFKVDFRLSLRTNKADHTSVWSLDLQNALNTQNVAFQYYDTIEGEVITKYQLGLIPVLTYRVEF; encoded by the coding sequence ATGCTGTTTCTATGCTCTTCCTCCCTATATGCACAGTCGCTAACCCAAACCATAAGGGGGCAGGTGGTGGATGCAGAGACAAGGCAGCCTCTGCCCGGCGCAGCTGTTTATCTGTTGGACACTGACCCGCTTTTAGGTACCACTACCGATGAGGAAGGTAAATTTATCCTGGAAGATGTTCCTGCTGACAGGTACCTCCTGCAGGTGAGTTTTGTAGGCTACCAATCTTATATCAATCCCGAACTGCTGGTAAACGCTGGTAAAGAAACAGTGCTGGAAATTACCCTGAGGGAATCGTCGCGTAATCTGGAAGAGGTAGTAATTAGCGGAGAAAGTATAGCCCCCTCTCCCACCATTGATCGGATTAGCAGCCGTGAATTTACGGTGGAAGAAACCCGGCGCTATGCTGCCACCTTCTTTGACCCAGCCCGCTTAGCTACTTCTTTTCCCGGGGTGATAGGTACCAATGATCAGGCTAACCATATTTCGGTACGAGGTAATTCTCCCAATAGTATGCTCTGGCGCTTGGAAGGAATTGATATCGTCAACCCTAATCACCTCTCCAACGCGGGAACTTTCAACGATCGCCGGGTACAGGGCGGGGGCAGCCAGTCGGTACTTAGTGCACAGATGCTGGATAATTCTTCATTTCTTACCGGCGCTTTTTCGGCCCCTTTTGGCAACAGCATAGGTGGGGTATTTGACATGAAGCTACGCAAAGGCAATAATCAGCGGCGGGAATACACCGCACAATTAGGATTGATCGGCCTGGAGTTTGCCGCCGAAGGGCCTTTTAAAGAAGGCGGTGAAGCTTCTTATCTGGCTAACTATCGCTATTCTACGGTGGGCCTGCTGACCAATGTCGTTGGGCTGGATTTTGGAGGAGAGGCCATTACTTTCCAGGACCTGGCATTTCATCTGTCTTTGCCTACTGACAACAAAGGGGAATTTACGGTTTTTGGGATGGGAGGGTTAGGCAAAAATGTATTTGAAGCGCCCCGCGATTCTGCGGACTGGGAAAGTCAGGAAGATCGCTATGATGTAACCTTTACCAACGATATGGGGGTGATAGGCATGACCCATGCTTTACCTATCAACGCGCAGACCTTCTGGAAGACCAGCCTGGCGATATCCGCCCTGAGCAGCGACCGCTACGGTGACCGTTTGGATCAAAATTATAATGTGGCAAGACTGGAAGAAGACAACTATCAGGAAAATAGAATCTCTTTAAACACCAGCCTGACCCGTAAGTTGACCCACAGTCAATCACTACGAGGCGGGTTTATTTTCAACAATCTTCATTACGATTTACTAAGTCGGGAAAGTCCGATTGGTGGAACTCTGCAAACGCTGGAGTCAGGCGAAGGTGGTGGGCAACTATACCAGCCTTATCTACAGTGGACGAAAAACTTCAAAGCGCCCATTAGCTTCACTGCCGGACTACATGCCATGTATTTTACGCTAAGTGAGGCCTTCGCTCTGGAACCAAGGGCTACCCTGGAATGGGATATAAGAGAAAACCAGTCTCTGAGTCTGGCGTATGGCCTGCATAGCCAGCTACAGCTTCCGGGGATTTACTTTTCAAAGGTAGACGGCACGGCAGGAAACCCCAATCAGGATTTAGGTTTTACCAAAGCTCACCATTATGTGCTGAGCTACCATTTGCGGTGGAACCCTTCTCTCAGCCTGCGAACCGAAGCTTATTATCAGGATCTCTTCAATGTGCCCATCTCTCAGAACCCTGGCAGTACCTTCTCTGCTTTGAATGTATTTGAGGGCTTTGTCACGGAAGAACTGGTAAATGAAGGTACAGGTAAAAATTATGGACTGGAAGTAACACTGGATAAAAGTCTGGCAGAAAGTTACTATCTCTTGCTGAGCAGCTCGCTTTATGAGTCAAAATATACTGCAGCAGATGGCGTGGAAAGAGATACACGCTTTAATGGAAATTATGCTTTCAGTCTAACCGGAGGTAAAGAGTATAGCTGGAGCAGTGATGACAAACAGCGAGTTTTGGGAATCAATCTGCGCTCGGTTTATTATGGCGGCTTACGAGCAACGCCTATTGATGTACAGGCCTCCCAGGAACAACAAGAAACTGTATTCATAGACTCCCAGGCTTTTGCAAACCAATTGGACGATTATTTCAAAGTAGATTTTCGCCTTAGTTTACGGACCAATAAAGCAGACCATACTTCGGTTTGGTCATTGGACCTGCAAAATGCACTTAACACCCAGAACGTAGCTTTCCAGTACTATGATACCATAGAGGGAGAAGTCATCACCAAGTACCAGCTTGGACTAATTCCCGTTCTGACATACAGGGTGGAGTTTTAG
- the kynU gene encoding kynureninase — protein MPKLLDTALQLDKSDLLKHYREQFHIPKDEEGKAKIYFCGNSLGLQPKKVTQYLQESLHKWQSQGVEGHFEEPAPWLTYHILLKASLAHITGAHEHEVVAMNNLTTNLHLMMVSFYRPSGQRYKIMLEAGAFPSDQYAVESQLRFRGYDPEDAIIEVQPKPGEETLHMDDIIARMHEHKEEIALVLFPGVQYYTGQYIDIQKITEAAHEIGAKAGFDLAHTVGNIPLQLHDWNVDFAVWCSYKYLNSGPGSNGGVFVHEHYASDTTLTRFAGWWGHDEKERFQMKKGFRPMYGADGWQLSNVNILSASVQRFALEMIAQAGMENLRKKSIQLTDFLESCIQELDPEGQQIKIITPSNPEERGCQLSMFVLRGGKHLFQKLTEASIVVDWREPNVIRVAPNPLYNTFEEVYRFYEILKSTLHAY, from the coding sequence ATGCCTAAACTTTTAGATACAGCTTTACAACTAGACAAAAGCGATCTCCTAAAACATTATCGGGAGCAGTTTCATATTCCTAAAGATGAGGAAGGAAAAGCTAAAATCTATTTTTGCGGCAACTCTCTGGGTTTGCAACCTAAAAAGGTTACCCAATATCTGCAGGAATCTCTGCATAAATGGCAAAGTCAGGGGGTAGAAGGCCATTTTGAAGAACCCGCACCCTGGCTAACTTACCATATATTACTGAAAGCCTCGCTGGCTCATATTACCGGTGCACATGAGCATGAGGTGGTGGCTATGAATAACCTGACGACAAACCTACATCTGATGATGGTTTCATTTTATCGTCCCTCAGGGCAGCGATATAAAATTATGCTGGAGGCAGGCGCTTTTCCTTCCGATCAGTACGCGGTAGAAAGCCAGCTTCGCTTTCGCGGATACGATCCAGAAGATGCCATCATTGAAGTACAACCTAAGCCGGGAGAAGAAACGCTGCACATGGATGATATCATCGCCAGGATGCATGAACATAAGGAAGAAATTGCGCTGGTACTTTTCCCCGGTGTGCAATATTACACCGGGCAATACATTGACATCCAAAAAATCACTGAAGCAGCGCATGAGATCGGTGCCAAAGCTGGTTTTGACCTGGCACACACTGTCGGTAATATTCCTCTCCAACTGCACGACTGGAATGTGGACTTCGCGGTTTGGTGCAGCTACAAATACCTGAATTCCGGACCGGGAAGTAATGGAGGTGTATTTGTCCATGAACATTATGCAAGTGATACCACACTAACACGTTTTGCAGGTTGGTGGGGGCATGATGAAAAGGAGCGTTTTCAGATGAAAAAAGGCTTCCGACCCATGTACGGCGCAGATGGCTGGCAACTGAGTAATGTCAATATTTTATCTGCTTCCGTGCAGCGATTCGCTTTAGAAATGATCGCCCAGGCTGGAATGGAAAATCTGAGGAAGAAAAGCATACAACTTACTGACTTTCTGGAAAGCTGCATTCAAGAGCTTGACCCTGAAGGACAACAGATCAAAATTATTACGCCTTCTAATCCGGAGGAAAGAGGCTGCCAGCTTTCTATGTTTGTACTAAGGGGAGGTAAACACCTTTTTCAAAAACTCACTGAAGCCAGTATTGTGGTAGACTGGCGTGAGCCTAACGTAATCAGGGTAGCGCCAAACCCATTATACAACACTTTTGAGGAGGTGTACCGCTTCTACGAAATTCTAAAAAGCACCTTACATGCATACTAA
- a CDS encoding FAD-dependent oxidoreductase, which yields MHTNQPTSVNILGAGLAGSLLSLLLTKQGYQVSVYEKRDDPRNAQIAEGRSINLALSLRGWEALRKAGIEEVIRKQAIPMKGRMIHNLEGETHLQPYSADDKSIYSVSRAALNNILISQSEEKGVTFNFNHLCEEIDLAKNEASFRFSGETKRMPSDLLIGTDGAFSALRSALQKTPRFNYSQHYIAHGYKELSIPPTSEGEFAMEPNALHIWPRGGYMLIALPNMDKSFTCTLFLPYEGERSFAALQNKQQVRIFFENNFPDTLPLMPDLEEMFFQNPTSDLVTIRCYPWTYNGKQLLLGDAAHAIVPFYGQGMNAAFEDCRLFTEMLYGKTDDLAEVIFQFQKSRKPDADAIAELALQNFIEMRDLVADETFVERKKIEKELFLRYPEQWTPLYNMVTFSHRPYAEALSMGKKQDAIMQQVMQQYSKASALGGEDYAKIIAMLDGKQEAGD from the coding sequence ATGCATACTAATCAACCTACAAGTGTCAATATTTTGGGAGCGGGGCTGGCGGGTTCTTTGCTAAGCCTACTTCTTACAAAACAAGGATATCAGGTTAGTGTATATGAGAAACGTGATGACCCTCGTAACGCCCAAATTGCAGAAGGCCGTTCTATCAACCTAGCACTCAGTCTCAGAGGTTGGGAGGCATTGCGTAAAGCAGGAATAGAGGAGGTGATCCGCAAACAGGCTATCCCCATGAAAGGCCGGATGATCCATAACCTGGAAGGAGAGACACATTTGCAGCCATATAGTGCAGATGATAAATCTATTTATTCGGTTTCTCGAGCTGCACTTAATAACATTTTGATCAGTCAGTCGGAGGAAAAAGGGGTTACTTTTAATTTCAATCACCTTTGTGAGGAAATAGATTTGGCAAAAAATGAAGCCAGCTTCCGCTTTTCTGGAGAGACAAAACGTATGCCTTCTGATCTGCTCATTGGCACTGACGGTGCTTTCTCGGCGTTACGCTCGGCTTTACAAAAGACCCCTCGCTTCAATTACAGTCAACATTACATTGCCCATGGCTATAAAGAGCTAAGCATTCCGCCTACCTCCGAAGGAGAATTTGCTATGGAACCTAATGCGCTGCACATCTGGCCGCGGGGAGGCTACATGCTCATTGCCCTGCCCAATATGGACAAAAGCTTTACCTGCACACTTTTTCTCCCTTATGAAGGAGAAAGATCCTTTGCCGCTTTACAGAATAAACAGCAGGTGCGAATTTTTTTTGAAAACAATTTCCCTGATACGCTTCCGCTCATGCCTGACCTGGAGGAGATGTTTTTCCAAAATCCTACTTCAGATCTGGTCACGATTCGGTGCTATCCCTGGACATACAATGGAAAGCAACTATTGCTGGGCGATGCAGCCCATGCTATCGTTCCTTTTTATGGACAGGGCATGAATGCTGCTTTTGAAGACTGTCGTTTGTTTACAGAAATGCTTTATGGAAAAACTGATGATCTCGCTGAGGTGATTTTTCAGTTTCAGAAAAGCCGCAAGCCTGATGCGGATGCTATTGCCGAACTGGCCTTGCAAAACTTCATAGAAATGCGTGACCTGGTAGCAGACGAGACTTTTGTGGAACGCAAAAAAATTGAAAAGGAGCTGTTTTTGCGCTATCCCGAACAGTGGACCCCGCTTTATAATATGGTGACTTTTTCTCACCGTCCCTATGCCGAGGCTTTGAGCATGGGCAAAAAGCAGGATGCCATTATGCAGCAGGTAATGCAGCAATACAGTAAAGCCTCTGCCCTCGGGGGTGAAGATTATGCAAAAATTATAGCCATGTTGGACGGTAAACAGGAAGCGGGAGACTGA
- a CDS encoding PQQ-dependent sugar dehydrogenase — MKKCATTYSVLVFLSSFYLFSCNSESTEKSAYLQDAEAIQHGEELFSQYCASCHNFDQALIGPNLSGVTTEAGHEWLSKFIVNAPEVIQSGDPRAKELYEQYKQYMPAFTSLEEQEVEAILAYMNTYQEKPQETQSALTAANALEDPIAEKIPDSGLTLVMEKYLKAPPSADEGIRARINRMVAIAQNGNERMFINDLRGNLYEIIKGEFKVFLDMKAQIGESFMNHPGWGSGLAHFEFHPEFDQNGLFYTSHTEKPGSIPADFTYADSIKVTVQYVLTEWKMDDPTSKTFSGSKREVFRANMVTQVHGVQDINFNPTAKPGDDDYGLLYIGVGDGGAAFGRYPFIPHRKNAIWGTVLRIDPLGNNSKNGQYGIPSINPWVDDPDALGEILCYGFRNPHHFTWEPSGERMYVTDIGQHQIEEINIVVPGGDYGWPEREGTFMINTGGKADQVFPLPDNDPDKFIYPVVQYDHDEGNAIIGGVIYQGKAMPQLQGKFIFGDVVSGKVFFADPDELELGKQAPIHSLQLRLENESDTTSLQTLSGVQRVALRFGTDVDDELYLFTKSDGVIYKAVGCEGNEMASTE; from the coding sequence ATGAAGAAGTGTGCTACGACTTATTCAGTATTAGTTTTTTTATCAAGTTTCTATCTCTTTTCTTGTAATAGTGAGTCTACTGAGAAGAGTGCCTACCTGCAGGATGCTGAGGCGATTCAACATGGAGAGGAGCTTTTCTCTCAGTACTGTGCTTCCTGCCATAATTTTGATCAGGCTCTGATCGGGCCTAACCTGAGTGGAGTAACTACTGAAGCAGGTCATGAGTGGCTGAGCAAGTTTATTGTCAATGCGCCGGAAGTGATTCAGAGTGGCGACCCTCGCGCCAAGGAGCTTTACGAACAGTATAAGCAGTATATGCCGGCTTTTACATCACTGGAGGAGCAGGAAGTAGAGGCTATCCTAGCTTATATGAATACCTATCAGGAAAAGCCACAGGAAACGCAGTCTGCCCTGACTGCCGCCAATGCCCTGGAAGATCCTATTGCTGAAAAAATTCCTGATTCCGGCCTCACCCTGGTAATGGAAAAGTATTTGAAGGCTCCCCCTTCCGCCGATGAGGGCATACGTGCCCGGATTAATAGAATGGTAGCTATAGCGCAGAATGGAAATGAGCGAATGTTTATAAATGACCTGCGGGGAAATCTGTACGAAATCATCAAGGGGGAGTTTAAAGTCTTTCTGGACATGAAAGCGCAGATAGGAGAAAGTTTTATGAATCATCCCGGATGGGGTTCAGGGCTGGCTCACTTTGAATTTCATCCTGAGTTTGATCAGAACGGCTTATTCTATACCAGCCATACGGAAAAACCTGGTTCCATACCAGCGGATTTCACCTATGCCGACTCTATCAAAGTAACCGTACAGTATGTGCTGACAGAATGGAAAATGGATGATCCTACCTCCAAAACATTCTCAGGCAGTAAGCGAGAGGTTTTCCGTGCCAATATGGTGACGCAGGTTCATGGTGTGCAAGATATCAACTTCAACCCTACTGCCAAGCCCGGTGATGATGACTATGGCTTGCTGTATATTGGCGTGGGTGATGGAGGTGCCGCTTTTGGTAGATACCCCTTCATACCGCATCGTAAAAATGCTATATGGGGTACAGTTCTACGTATTGATCCCCTGGGCAATAACAGTAAAAACGGACAATATGGCATTCCTTCTATTAACCCTTGGGTGGATGATCCTGATGCCCTGGGTGAAATTCTGTGCTATGGCTTTAGAAATCCTCACCATTTTACCTGGGAACCTTCGGGAGAGAGAATGTACGTCACTGATATCGGGCAGCATCAGATTGAAGAAATCAACATCGTAGTACCCGGAGGAGATTATGGCTGGCCGGAGCGTGAAGGAACCTTTATGATCAATACCGGAGGTAAGGCTGATCAGGTATTTCCTTTGCCTGATAATGACCCTGACAAATTTATCTACCCGGTTGTCCAGTACGATCATGACGAGGGCAATGCTATCATCGGAGGGGTGATATACCAGGGAAAAGCCATGCCTCAGCTGCAAGGCAAATTTATTTTTGGTGATGTTGTGAGTGGAAAAGTTTTTTTCGCAGACCCGGATGAGCTGGAATTAGGAAAGCAGGCCCCCATTCATTCATTACAATTAAGACTTGAAAATGAAAGTGATACCACCAGTCTTCAGACGCTAAGTGGCGTACAGAGAGTAGCGCTTCGTTTTGGGACAGATGTTGATGACGAGTTGTACTTATTTACTAAGAGTGATGGTGTAATTTATAAAGCTGTAGGTTGTGAGGGGAATGAAATGGCAAGCACTGAATGA
- a CDS encoding SDR family oxidoreductase: MNIDLSSKRAIVCGSTQGIGKAVAEELAGLGASITLIARSEEKLEKVQASLPTDQGQVHHHVVADFSQPEYVKSAIRSYLDKVDEVHILLNNTGGPPAGKLYEADPSAFIKAAQMHVVCNHILVQAVLPKMQAAQYGRIINIISTSVKEPIPGLGVSNTTRGAVASWAKTLSRELGPMGITINNVLPGSTKTDRIWALISNRAKEQGKTEQEIEENMKSQIPLRRFAEPSETAAAVAFLASPAAAYITGVSLPVDGGKISCL; encoded by the coding sequence ATGAATATTGATTTGAGCAGCAAAAGAGCTATTGTCTGCGGAAGTACGCAAGGTATAGGCAAGGCAGTGGCTGAAGAATTAGCCGGCCTGGGCGCTTCTATCACTCTGATAGCCCGTAGCGAAGAAAAATTAGAAAAAGTGCAGGCAAGCTTACCTACAGACCAGGGGCAGGTGCACCATCATGTGGTAGCGGATTTTTCTCAACCTGAATACGTGAAATCAGCAATCCGGTCTTATCTGGATAAGGTGGACGAAGTGCATATCCTGCTGAACAATACCGGAGGGCCTCCCGCTGGGAAATTGTACGAGGCTGATCCTTCTGCATTTATCAAAGCGGCGCAGATGCATGTGGTTTGCAATCACATATTGGTACAGGCAGTATTACCCAAAATGCAGGCGGCACAGTACGGGCGTATCATTAATATCATTTCAACCTCAGTAAAAGAGCCAATCCCTGGTTTGGGTGTTTCTAATACTACCCGTGGTGCAGTAGCCAGCTGGGCAAAAACTTTGTCCCGAGAACTCGGCCCTATGGGTATCACAATCAACAATGTGCTTCCGGGCTCTACAAAAACGGATCGTATATGGGCATTGATCAGTAACCGGGCTAAGGAGCAGGGAAAAACGGAGCAGGAAATAGAAGAAAATATGAAATCACAGATTCCGCTGAGGAGGTTTGCCGAACCTTCTGAAACTGCGGCAGCAGTGGCATTCCTGGCTTCTCCGGCTGCAGCTTACATTACCGGCGTGAGCCTGCCAGTGGATGGAGGAAAGATCAGTTGTCTGTAA